The DNA sequence AATCCTCCCCGGTCAGTGTTGAGATTTCTCATCTCACCAGCGTGCCTGCCAATGCAAGAGCGGCGCAGTTCAGACTATGGGTGGAATGCGGACAATGGTCGCCAAGATCGGCGCGTCGGCCACGGATGGCTCCCGCGCAGTTCTGTCGCGCCCGGACAATGCAGTGTCGGCATTCTGATTGCAATGGCAAAAGCCCCGGACGACAAGTGAAAGCCCGGGGCTTTTGTTTATCTATTTTCGGCGGCGACTCGTCGTGACAAGAATGAAATGCGAATTACAAATCCGTCCACTTTTTCACTTGCTGCAACCGTCATTGTCTGGGAACCTTCCCATTTCTCAAGAAACTGCTTGCTGGCGAGATTTTTGCGCGAATAAATCCTGAGCTGTCGAACTCCGTTTTGGGGCTGTAGGAAGACTCCCACCTCCCGTTTCACGTCTCAATTGTCTCACCTCATCAACTTGGACTTTATGCACCGGATCCACAAAAACCGGGGAGCGCACGGCAATATTCATTCTTTCACATTAGCTCATCGAATCTCTTTCAATCATTACCGTTTTGAGAGAGCTGGGGCATTATGTCAGTTGAAATCGATGCCGAGGGCAGGCGCTTTCACTTTGCCGGCAGACTTGCCTGGCCCTCGCAAAGCCCAACAACCGGTGAAAGAACCGGGCGCCATGTCCTGCTCGGGGCGAACGTTCCGTCGCACGCCTCGAGTTTGGGCGCCGGAACGGCTTGCGGCGGGAATCGCTGGCAAGACAGGAAATCCGGGGGTGCATGATGCTGTGGAAGGAAATACTCGCGCTGGTGCTCAGCATAATGAAATCAAAACCGGCGAAACGGCTCTTCAAGAAGCTGACTTCGCGGAGGGCCAGAAAGCAATACATTGCGATCATCCTTCTTCTGCTCATCGTCCTTCTGTCGATGAAGGTGATCAATGCGGGCATAAGGGTGTTTCGAAACCTCCTCAGTGAGACTGGGAAGAGACAAGTTCAGATCCAACAACAAATCGAAAATCTCAACGAGGAGACTGCCCAGCTCGACCGGCAACTGCAGCATCTCTCTGAGGCTGTTGACCGACTGCAAGTGCAGAGAGAAATTTTCCTGGGCAGGCTGGATATTCTGCGTGACGAGCACACGCAAGAGCCACGCTCCCTGGATTCCAGCGCGGTTGAATTGGTACCGGCAAAGCAGAATCGCGCACCGGAAGTCACCATCGAATCCTTTGCGCCCGAACCGCTTGCCGCGCACTCGGGGTTCGATCGCCCGTTGCAGCAGCGGCACACCGATCTGGTTGACCTCATCATGGCAAACAGCGACTTTGCCGGCGATGAACAACATGTCGAGCTCATTCGGCAGGAACTGGTCAAGCACAATGCTGCCCTGGCGGATTTGTTCGCCAGACACCTCAAGATGACCTCCGGGCTGAAAGGGCATGTCAAAATTCGCTTCGCAATAGATGCCAGAGGCTGCTTGAGGATGCCCCAGGTTGTCGAGAATGGCTTGAGACCAGAGGTTGCTGCGGCGCGCCTTCTCGAAGAAATCCAGCAAAAAATGGCCTTGTGGCGGGATTTCCCGGCGACTGCTGAACACGCGAAGACTTCCTATCTCGTAACCTACGTCTTTGGCAGCGAGCGGTGACCATGCACCCGTGGTATCGCTGCTTGTGTGGTGCAATCTTAAACCTGTGGCTGCAGCCGACATCGCATCGGACCTTTTGATAAGGAAGCAAAGCTCTCATGTATCTCAAAGATTGTGAGATTTGTTCCCCCGCCGGGCAGGTGCCCGGGGACAATGCACGGCAAAACGGCAAACGACCACAAACCAGGCCGGCACAAGCTGCCATGAAACCCTCATCCCTCAATCCTGCGTGCGACAACAACGCGCATGACACGCCGCCCCGCCGCCGATGGGGGCCGCTCGGGCTGACGCTTGGTCTTTTGCTGAGCACCGGTCTCCTGCTCGCACCTGCCGACACGTTGCAGGAAACCCTGCAACAGATTCTCGAAATCAGAAGGAGAAGTCGCGCGCTCGAGCGGGAAATTGCCACACTGCGCGCCACGAATGCGAGTCTCAAAGCCACCATCGCGCAGCAGGCTGGGCAAATTGACACGCTGAAGAGTGTTCTTGCCCTCGCCTTCAAAACGTTGGATTCGCTCGCCGCCGCCTCCCGACTCGAACCAACAGTATTGCCACAAACCGCTGCCCTTGAGCTTCGTGGTTCCATCCCGCGCAATGCCGGCGCGGCGGCAGGAAGCGCGTCCCGTGCTTGCCCTGCCGGCCTCATGCCGCTTGCACCGGCTGCCACGACTGCGCCGCAGCTTCGCACCGGTGTTCCTCCCGCCCTCGCAGGGCTCAAGAGCCGGCGTGTTGGTGGCCGAGATCCGCAGGCCATCAGAACCGTGATCCAACGCCATGTTCCGGCCATTACCGATCTCTATCAACGGGAGCTGCGGAACAATCCCGCGCTTTATGGCAGCCTGACGCTGCGCTTTGAAGTCGATCCATTGGGACAGCTCAACAACTCCGAAATCATAAACAGCACACTACGGGCGCCGGGCCTCGAACAAAAGATCCTGGACAAGATGCGGCACTGGCGGGATTTTGGCGAATCACGCGATGACGCCGGTGTGGCCCGTTATCAACTGACTTATGTCTTCGGCGACTCGCTGCAGGCTGCGAGCTTTGCGATTTATGCCGTTGAGTGAACTCCCCACCAGCAGCCCTTCCTGCCGTGCCCATGCGGCGTTCATCATTTGCTTGTCAGCGTTGCAAAGCAACTTACCACATGGACATTGCCCGGTGCTTGTTTCCCTTGCCGTGGTCGCTCCGTATCCAGCCAAGCTGAGAAAGAGACGCTCGCCTGCAAGGCCGTAAAACCGAGTCTGCCATTTGTCTTGCCGCGAGTTGTGCGGTCCCGCCTTTTCGACAAGTTGTTTTGCCGCGCAAGGCATGTGCTTTGCGTTGGCACAGGGTTGCGATCAGCAAAGCGATTCCCACCATACAAGGAGATTCCGATGACAACCAAACCGGCCTGCATTTTTGCGATGATCACTCTGAGCCTGACGCTCTGGCAAAGCGTCGGGCATCCGCAACCCGGCTATCAGTTCGGCCAAAACAAAGTGCAATACAAAAATTTCAAGTGGCAGGTGTTGCGCACCGCGCATTTCGACGTGCATTACTATCCCGAGGAAACGGAGGCCGCACAGGATGCCGCGCGCATGGCTGAACGCGGCTATGCCTACTTGAGCGACGTGCTCGATCATCAGATCACAAGCCGCATCCCGCTGGTGCTGTATGCTTCGCTCAATGATTTTCAGCAAACCAATGTGGTGGACGGCCTGCTGGGCGACGGC is a window from the candidate division KSB1 bacterium genome containing:
- a CDS encoding AgmX/PglI C-terminal domain-containing protein; the protein is MKPSSLNPACDNNAHDTPPRRRWGPLGLTLGLLLSTGLLLAPADTLQETLQQILEIRRRSRALEREIATLRATNASLKATIAQQAGQIDTLKSVLALAFKTLDSLAAASRLEPTVLPQTAALELRGSIPRNAGAAAGSASRACPAGLMPLAPAATTAPQLRTGVPPALAGLKSRRVGGRDPQAIRTVIQRHVPAITDLYQRELRNNPALYGSLTLRFEVDPLGQLNNSEIINSTLRAPGLEQKILDKMRHWRDFGESRDDAGVARYQLTYVFGDSLQAASFAIYAVE